The DNA segment CTGTTGAGCCCATCTTGCCACCTTCATTCCCATCTGCAAAACACAAATGTGCAGAACGATGCTCTGTCACCCAAGTCCTTGCTGGCCTCACGCTGTAAGAATTGCCCAACTGCTTCCTGCCCTCATTCCGAAGTGATGATCCTGGCTAATGCCGAACAATGTAGTCTTTCCAGATCCTATCAAAACTCCCTTGAGGTGAGCAGGACAGAGGTTATCTCCCTTTCACACATGGGGAAACAGAGTCTTACTGGGGTTCTAGGGACTCAAGAGAGAGTGACTGTCCAGCAGAGCTGGGACCCAAACCCAGGACTTGTGCCCCAAGTCTCTTACCCTTTCCACAGTATCACAGTGTAGGAAGCTGGGGGGCGTGCCTGGCAGAGTGAGCACTTAGGTCTCCATGTTGCTGACCGACTGGGGCAACTGCCTTTGCCAGCCGGTATCTGTTCCTTGGTCTCTGTTGTTTCGGTGGTCTGTTTGTCCATCTGCATTGCCAGCTTATTTTCAATAAGGAATTAAATTGGGATGCGACATAACATAGTGGAATCAACAGCACAGACTCCTGGGTTTGGGCAGGTTACCTACTTGTGTGGGCAAGTTACCTACCTCCTCTGGATCCTGCAAAGATTAAGTGAGAGAATTCATGTAGAATCcttacttagcacaatgcctggcacagccTTGCCTGGTTCAAAGTGggtgggagttgggtggggggtgtTTCGAGGCCTAAATAAGGTATATAAAAGCACGTTCTGAACTGAAAAGGGCTCAGAAaatgtactgtatttttaaagtatgctgTGCCATCTTTTCCACTCTTAAAACTGTCTTCATGATAACATCTCTATAGCACTTTTTAGTTTACAAAGCAGTTTTTTCGGATCCACTGACGGCCCTCTGAGGTGTGAAGAGGGACTTCACCAGCTACACTCGCTCCAAGAGGGCAGACGATTGTCCCGGCAATGGCCCAGATGCCACCCTCACGGCGCGCCCGTTTCTCCAAGTTACTCTAAGGCAACCTAAGTGTTACGGGGAGAAAAGAGGGGGTAGCACTGCTTGGAAGGGCCGCCACCCCCTTGCTGCACATGAGCAAGCGCCCGACGGCCACAGCAAAGCCCAGAGCGGCGTGAAGCCAGTGGGGAGACTCTCTGCTCGGAGGCTGTGCCCCAGGTGACAGGAACTGGAATTCACCCAGGTGCCATGTGCCTCTCCAAACTTCAAGATGAGTGCTCTGCTCTGGAAACCCAGCTTCTGCTGGCAAAATGGGTCCGATGAGAAAGGTGCTGCTGAGCCGCCTGGCTTCCGGGCCACGTGTGGGATGAGAATTTAAAAGATGGTTTATCTTTAATGAACTCCCCCTGGCAGGTGACTCAATTAAAAAGGTATTTGCTGGCCAATGAGACAGAACGTTTCTAGCAGTGACAATTACTGCTCCCAATGATTTAATAAGTGCTAAACTTACTTATTTTCATGCCAGGGTTTGGAAAGAGGCACAAGCAGACCATAGTTATGGATATTACTATCTGGGGAACCTGCCGAGAGGGCTAAGAACCGAGACCAGAGCTTCTGAGGTTTCCAAATCACCCCTCATACACATCAGTAATGCATGAAATACACACCCAGTGACAGAAGAGACTGTGTACGTGAGCACTTCTGTTTACACTGCCTTCTTTGTCTGTCCTAGTGGTCTTGTGAAGCAGGTAGGGTAAGGGTAGTTATTCTTCCCACtttgtaggtgaggaaactgaggctcagggataGGAAGTGGCTTCTTGCAAGACTCTCTACAAGTTAGTGGCACCTAAGACTTTTAAATTGTAGGTGGGCACCTCCACCTGCTTCCTCAGCGAGGTCCAATATTCTGTTCTGATATGATCTCGTCTTCCCACATATCCCCCCATCATGAAAGAACACAGAACTCATTTACTTACAGTGCTGGGAGTGGTTGCTGGTCGCAGGGCTTGGGGTAGACGGGCTGATGCTTGGAGCCCTGGGGACACTAACTGAGCTGGGGACCACAGCTGCCAGGCTTGGTGTCTCTGTGCTGTGGTTCTGGGAGGTGAGGCTGTGGACGGTGGTCCCAGGGGCTCTTGCGGTGTCGGCTAGTGTCCTCGTTGTGGTAGGAGCTAACATCGTAGTTGAGGTAGATTGAGGTGCTGGAGGGGAAACACCGTGGAGGTCACTTGGACAGAGAGTTTTTGTTGCCTTATGTCTAACTTTTTGCCTCTATGAATTATACTTATGAACTCATCCTCATGGctcagctcaaatgccacttctgggaagccttccctaaaCCTCCTGAATGGACTATGACCTTTTCTTTAGCTGAATCCCAAGCACTTTGGGTTTATACTGCACACTGATTTGATGAAGACAAGTCATTAAAGCAAGACTATAGAATTAGGTGTGGGAAGACCACTGTTAAAGATTGGGAGTAGGGGAAAATCACACAAATCTACAAGGATTTTACATGCATATTATTACCCTGCTAGGTCGAAATTCTCACTCCACTATAAACAAAGTGGAACATGGAAATCCCAAATGATGCAGCAGATTTATGTTCAAACGAAAGGCCTTGGCCCTGTGTCAAGACTGAACGTTGAATATAAACCTGTATGGCCGAAGTCATGACTATTAGTCTCAATCGTATCACAAAAGGGCTTCTTCTTGTGTTAAGTTCTAGGTGAGGAAGAGGCAAGCTCAGAGTCACCTGCATATAAACAGTAACTGAAGCCATAGGGGTCAAGGGTTCTTAATTTCAGGTCTTTAAGGGGTTCCAGAAACCCCctgaaactgaatttaaaatgtcGTATGTATACGTGCATTTTTCTTGGAAGTAAGAGGAGAAAGCCTCAGACGGACCCTGGGGAAAACCAGCATACAAGGAAGGTAAAGAAGAGACAATAAGTAGccagaaaagacagaggaaaaccAGGAGCATATGTCATCCCAGAAGCCCATGGAGGGTGTTAGCAGGAGGGGGTCTCGCACTGCCAGGGGCCAGCCCTCCTGGTAGGTCTGCTTACCTCGGTAGCACCTCTTCATGTCTGGGCCCAGCCACATTGTGTCAGGACAGGCACACGTGTActtgggagaggggctggagatctGAGGAGCAGGAAGGCACAGGTACTCACAGCCTCCATTGGGCTGGGCACTCAGCTCACAGGCATCTGCAGCTaatggcacagagacagagacagagttggAGCAAAGGTAAGGCATGCCAGTTCCTCCCTTCTCCTGAGGATGAGCCCCTTCCCACTCGGTTTGATCAAAAAGCTTTCTCTCCTTTTACTGGGCACCTTCCAGCAGTGTGTCTGGTGTTTTACCCCCACACTATCATTCAATCCTGACGACAACTCAGAGAGGTGGGTGTATGCCCCAGACTGACAGATAAAAGACACCaagtttcaaagagaaaaaaatcgtCTAAGTTATAACTCTAGGGATTTTAGAGATAGGATTTAAACTGAGGtctatcagggtgcctgggtgcctcagtcagttgagcgtccgactttggcttaggtcctgatctagcggtttgtgggttcgagccccgtgtcgggctctgtgctgacagctcagagcctagagcctgcttcggattctgtgtctccctctctctctctctctctgtccctcacccactcatgccctctgtctctctctcaaaaatgaataaatattaaaaaaaattttttttaaataaactgaagtCTGTCAAATTCCAAAGCCTGTTTCCTCCCTCTGCCACATGCCacgtctatttcttttttttctttttaaatgttttatttatttatttttgagggagagtgtgtgtccaagcgggggaggggcagagagagagagagagagagagagagaggcacagaatctgaagcaggctccaggctccgagctgtcagcacagagcccgattcagggcttgacctcacaaaccgtgagatcatgcatggtctgaagccgaaatcggatgcttaacccgactgaaccacccaggcgtcccatgtcTATTTCTTACTTAAATTTCTAGGTCTAGAATCAGGCACCAAGCTTATCTCCTTTCCCCACTGTGCCTTCCCACTGTCACCTGGCACCCACACCTCAGTTACAGTTAGACTTAGTACTATATCCTAGTGATAGAGGACGGGACAACTTAGTAGCAGGATTCCTGGCTTCTATTCCCAACCAACAAGCTGGACTGCTATGGCCCTAGGATACGTTGGCTCACACTACTGCAAAATGGGTACACATAATAAATGAGAAGCAATGTGTTCCTTCATGGCAGAAGGAGCTCTTGAAATCAGATAGACCTGAGTTTGGGTTTCAGTTGTGCCACGCGCTAAAATtattttgcctctctgagccAGTTTCCTCCGTTGTTAAATGGGAAAAGTAATACCTGTTCTTTGTAGGCAAAAATAgggctttatatattttttatgcccGGCCTTATTTCACCAAGAGctgaaggaaatgagagaaaatatgtgaCAGCGAAGCACTCTACCAATGAGAGGGACTGTTGCTATACCTTCTGGGTGTGCTGAGACATTACATTACACGAACGTGAATGCAGCCTacccaggggagggagaggacaaGGGCAGGGGACCTGGGACCAGGGAAGGCTCACCTCTTGGCTGCTTCAGCTCATGGAAGATGACAATGTCATGTGGGTTATTGAGGTTCTCAGCTAGGATGGAGATTTCCAGGCCATTGAGCCGATTTGCACTGAAAATGGCCTCATTCTCCAGGTCTGTCCAGAACACCTTGTCCTGTAGGGTACAGATGCAGAGGATGGGAGGCTAGAGCGTAAGTCTGAGGGCCTGGCCCCAAACCACAGTCACAAGAACTGCCCTGCCATCTCCCCTGAGCTCTCCTGCCCACAGATTCGCAGGGGGACACTCAGCCTCTAGTCTGTGGCATATACTCTGGTTCCCTTCTGTCACAGAGGGCTATTTGTTGATTCTGGGCCTTGGCCTGGAGACTGCTCATTAATGCTGAGCTAGGTCTGCTTCCTGGAGTCCAGAAGAAACCGAAGGTTGGGTCTTTATAGCTGTTACCATTACTGGGGCCTGGGACCAAGATTGGAGGGGATGTATGAGCTGCTGAGGACTTATTCCCTGCAAGGCTGTCCTACGGCTTCTggttatacacacatacacatccagTGCTTAGTTTATATAAGACTACAGGTGCATCTGTAGGCAAATCCATATTTATAGGTATAACCATGCAGCCTCATGCACAGATCTGGACACatacccctatgttcatctacACACACAAAGGCACGCTTGTACCTACATAAACACTTAACTAAGTATTggtatacatatttacatattcacAAGCATGAGCACATAAAGAAAGGCACAATTTTAAGTGGATGCATTCATGTATACGTATGCACATACACCGTACATGTACATGCCACATATATACACAAGCACATACATGTCTGAACACACCTGTCTTTCGAAGCAGGGGCTGGACTTGAAGGTGGGGCTTTGCCCACAATTTCAGAGCAGTGCTGAGTGAGGTCACTCCAAGCAGATATTGCCAATGCCCACCATAGACCAGTGTCCCCTTGCTTTCCCTCCCCTTGGTGGCAGAATTAGTTTAGGGGAAGAAATAGGTGTGTGAGACCTTGGTTGGTTCTGGCTTCCTCGTTCCCCGAGGAGAAAGGTTGTTAGGGTCAGAACACAGGTTCAGGAGGGTCTTGACTCTTCACCCTCTGGGGAGCTTTGCGAGGGCCGAGATGGTGTCCGACTCACTTCTGTGACCCCAGGGCCCAGCAAAGGTCAGTGAAAGTGTGCTGAACTGAACAGCACCTCTCAGGCTATTTCTAACAGTAGGTTTTATGGAAATGTatattccttcttccctctctccctttattGGGTACTTCTGTATATGGGGGTTACAGTGCCAGGTGCTGAGGGTACAGAGAGGAAACACACATGGTCTAGCAACTTACCCATGAAAAGGGCTCTGAAAGAGGTCTTGGGAAGGGAACACAGGACAAGAGCCTGAGAGGCCTTTGTCTGCAGGGAGCTCACACATTGTGTACACATTTGGCTTCCCTATCCCTTTGTCTCCATTTAGATAAGTCTCAGAGAGCTGATCGGTTTGAATAAGGCTTTtctaggcttcagtttcctcataggGCCACGTCTCCTGTCACGGGGCTCACCTCAAACACAGCTATCCCAAAAGGGTGGCTCAGGAAGTCAGGGGAGGAAATCAGCATCTTTCTGTTGCCTCCGCTGAGGTCAATGCTGGAGAGTTGGTGCAGCTTGGAGTCTACCCAGTATAAGCGCTGGTTCAGCAAATcttggggaggagaaaggggacagaggatggggTCTTGAGTTTGGGACCCCAACCAGGATCTCTGCTCCTCTGTGCCCTCTTCCCTACCCATATTTCTGGGCCTGGCCTCAGACTGAGGCCAGCCTGGGGCAACCGTCAGGAAATACAGGCACTGGCACTATTAGCGGGTACAGAAACAAAACCCATGGAGCTCCAGACGGTGGTCAGGATCAGGTAGTAGGACAGGCCCCCAATCCAGGGAAGGCAGGGCTCACCCAGGGTGATTCCATTGGGCCATTCAATGTTGTCTGACACTAGCGTTTGCCGGTCTACACCATTGAGCCCAGACTTCTCGATCTTGGCCTGGTACCCCCAGTCAGACCAATACATGAacctaaaagaaagaagaactcAATTGTGCTTGTTGTCAGGGGACAGGGTTAGGGCTGTCTATGTCACGGCACTCAATGACCCACTGAATGTTGAAGATTGCGCGTGATGGGAACTGGGAAGGGCTCTGAAATCCACTGGAACCATCATCAAATCTAATAGCAGATGCGTTAGCTTCCCCTCATCTGAGAGCCTGGGGAAGCCTGTATTCACGGAGAGCTCATCCGGCCTCCGTGGCACCCCTGTGAGCCCCTTTCTCCCACTTCTGGCAGCTCTAACCAGAGTCCAAGAGGCCAAAGCAAAAAAGGCCCTTGTCAACCCTCTCTTACTTTCCCGGTGTGCAGAGGAGAAAGTGGACAGcttacccagggtcacacagctagaactcTGTCCAGggtttctctcctttcttgaacatttattgagtacctactctgtgccgTTTATGGAGTACCTACTTGTGTGGCAGGCACTGAGCTGAGTGGTTTCACCTCACATACTTACAAATGCAGTCATCACTGCCCCTCTAATCCAGTCCCCACAGAGCAGGCAAATGAGCCTCCAAAATGGAAACAAGTTGTCACTCTCCAGTTTTTAAACTTTACGGCGGCTTCTCCTATTGCCcttaaaataaaaccccaaatccttACCACAGCTGACAGAGCTCTGCATCATCAGGCCCCTGCCTACCTCTTTGATTGTCTCTTCTGCCATCATCCCCACCTTTCCAAACCCCACACCTCCCCACGGGGCTCCTTAGTTCCTCCAGGGCAGGAACTAAGTTTCTTTGTCAGACAGGCCATCACAGAGCCTCGGGCCTCCTCCGCTCTTCCCCTGGTTACTTCTCAGTTACACATCTCTTCAGTACAAAACCTTCCTCTGTGAGTAGGCTTACCCTGTTATTATCTCTCAAAGCACAGGATCTTTCCTTCCTAGCACTTACCCAATCAGTTTATTTATGTACACATTTGAGTAGTTTGGTGTATTTCACTGTCTATTTTCCCCACTAGTCTATAAGCTCCACCGAGGGCAGGCTCGTCTGTCTTGTGCCTCATTGTGTACCCGGCAGGTGGCTCATGCGTGATACAGAACAAGctcttatttaatatttgctgaataaagtaatgttttcattattagttccattttatagatgagtaaattGTGGCTCAGAGGGGCTGACTTACCTCGGATCACACTGCTCATGAGCAGTGGAGCCAGCCTTCACATTTAAATACAAACTCAAGTGGAACTCGAGAGCCTATGTGCTTAATTCTCCCCAAAACTGCCTTTGCTGAAACCAGGTGTCAAGCCAAGGCCGACTCTGGGCTCGGGGGGCCGAGTGGTTGCCCTGGATATTTTCTGTCAGCCACTTTGGATTCGCTCTTCACTCATCCCGGTTCTGCTCTGTACACCAAAAAACTGACCCATGTGCGAACCACATCAGTGGGCCTGGCTCCCTAGCCTCCTGGCTTCCAGGTGCATTCGGCAAAATAtttgagcagagggagggagacactgaGATCAGGATATTTGTTCTGGACTCCTCTCTACAAAGTTGCCTCCAGCTGGCTACTGCTCTGAAGGTgaccctctttccttcctggacCAAGTactcctccctgctcctgcccctcagTGCACTGTTAGGGACAGTGCATTAGATCTCATCCATGCCTCTGTAAAATAATTCCCTTGTTAAGCCCTCCTCGAATGATCTTAATTTGAGTATGCGGTGGgtttcctgctgggaccctgacAGATCCATAATGGGCCTGAGATGAGCTAGGTATAACTATGTCAGGGGGAAGCATACAGGGAGCAGGGCTGAAGTGGGGGCTACGTGAGACAGCTGAGCATCTGTAGGGTGCCTGGTCCTGTGTGGGGTCCACCTATGTGTGTTCATTAAATGGCGGCTGTCAAGTCACTGCCCGGGGCCTCACACATTCTCTCAAGTGGCCACCCTGGCCCCCAGCTGTCCTCACTGGAAGAAGAGGATTTTCTTATCCCTGTTTAACAATTAAGGAATCAGTAAATGGAAGAAACTAGTGATCCTTGTAAACTTAATATGACACAGCTGCCGAAAACCATGCCCTCTCAGGACATCCCCactgagaaagggagggagggggcctgcTCTGCTCAGAATCTCTACCCCCAAAAGGGAGGTGTGGCCAGATCAGGGCAGCCTGGGTGGTGAGGGGCCCAGGGCACTCTGGGCACAGGGGTGGGCAGCCTGGAGCAGAGCAGACCCAGTGATCTTGGTCCTCCTGTCTTGCTGGCTGTCATGCAGGGCAGGGAGTAGACATGTTTGATGTAACTCCAGAGGCCAATGCAGAAAGTCAAAGTTAGTCAGATTTGGGAATGTGAGAAAAGATCCGAAACACTCTAGTGGGCAGAGCTGTCTTGAAATGAAACAGCCCCAGTGGGAAACCCTGTTCCTGGGAGCAAGGGAGCAGCCACCAGATGCCCACCTGTGGCATGCAGCAGCCTGAGGAAAGACTTCCCGCCCCAGGAGCTTCTACTAGGCAATCTCTGGAGCCCGATTCTGCTCTGACATGCTCTGATTCTATGATATGATGGGCAAGCAGTGGAGTCCAGGAGAAACCTGGGACCGATGCCCAAGGAACCCCTGGTCAGGGGTTAACAGTCTGAGGGACCCACACGGGCTTTCTTCCCTTGGGCTGCCTGAGCGGCTCAGGGCCGTCCAAAGTCTTCAAGAAAGCTCTTGTGACAGACACACCAGGACTCAGTGCCACTGGTGGGGGAATGGGAAGTCTGGGTGGGGACACTCACCCTCTCAGGGGGTCAACCGCGATGGCCCGGGGTTCACTGAGGTCACGGCTGAAGAGAGTACATCGGCGGCTTCCATCAATTGTGGCCACTGAGATGGTCTTGTTGCCCGAGTCAGTCCAGTAGATGTGCTTGTGGACCCAGTCCACCGCCAGGCCCTCTGGAGAGTGCAGCTGCTTGTCAATGAGGACCTCCTGCTCTGCCAGGTCGCTGGCCTTGTCCATGTAGGCGCTAGGAGCAACCAGAGCTGGCCGTGGGGCAGGTGTTCCAGCCACAGGTCCATCTGGAGCTGCCTgggtgccctctccctctctcaattcCCTCTAGGCCATGGCAGTGGATTTGAGAGGAACTTGGCTACTTCCTATTCAACACATTTCCTGGGCCACCAAGGCAAGCATACAGGCTTGAGTCAGCCACAGCCTCTGGGCTGGAGGAGCTCAGGTTAGTGGGAGACGGGAATTTACAGACAGGTAATTACAGTGCAATGTGACTACGGAAAGCATCAGAGACTAGAGcagcagagaaatggagactCCATTATCCTGGAGGGCTGCAGAAGGCTCTGTAGTTGAGTCCTGAAAGACTAGTTCGCTAGGAGCGCAAGgaacagaaagcagaaggaaTAGCATGTTCAAGTGCCCAGAGGTATGTGTTCTGGAATAGTGAGGTATTCGGTGGGGGTAGAGCTGAGTATGTGGGATACAGACTGGAAGTACATGTAGGCAGGGGCCACAACCTGACAGGCTCTGCAGGCCATGCTAAGCAGTGAGGATTTTATTCTGGAGGGAGTAATTGAAGAGGTCAGAGGACATGGCCAGAGAGGCATGTTAGATCACTGTGGCACTGATGCACTGGAAAGGGAGGGAGTGAAGGCAGGGAGACTGGCTAGGAGGCCATTACAGCATCCGGGTGAGACGTGAAGAGTGTGCAGAAAGGCTGTGCCAGCGAGAATGGAGAATAGGGGCTGAGAACACAGTAGACACTCAAGAGGCAACACTAACAgaactctctgtctcccaaacGCTGTTCTTCCCAAGGCTCTCTTCTCCCCCATGTCCTCTCTCTAGTTAATTAGTTCCATAGTGCCCACTGCCACCCAGAACTCTGGCTCTCCCACTGTGACAACTCTCTTAAGCTCCAGACTATAAAGCCAGCTGGCTCCTCTCAGATGTCCCATGGACACCTGGAACTCATGTCCAAAACTGCCcaccccattcccctcccctcagccagCCTGAAtgggcaacccccccccccccgccccgaccccaTCCTCCTCTACTGCTAAGATCTCAGAGAATGGCATCACTGCCCACAAAACCTTCCAAGCCAGAAACTGGAAACCCCCAGAATAGGTAGTCTGTCATCAAATCCTGCCTCTTCCAGGCATAACTGTTGGGCAGGCAAGGCTCTagctgcttctgtgtgtgtgaacTGAGTATGTGTCTGTATGTTGGGGGTGTGGTAGGCATCAAATTGTCCGTGAGTAGGAATTGATAGATCtgcctccatccatccatccatccatccatccatccacccacccatccaatCGTTCTTTTAACAGTCTACCCCATGCCTTGTCATCAGCAGTTCTGCCATGTGGATCTCAGGACAAACAAAGGACATGACGTCTAAAGGGGAGCCCAGGCATGCAGGGAGGCAGGCTTGTGGTAGTTGAGAAAGACCTATGAGAGGACCTCCTCATGTTGTGTGAGGACTTCTGGAGAGCCAAAGTCCACTGACTATGGCATCAGATTGGGGGTAGTGCCAGCCAGGAAGGGTGCCCCATATTGGGTAAGAGGCCCCCCTCTGCACTTTTCTCTCAAGATCACCACAATAAACGTCACTATGTTATGGGTATGATCCTCCAGGCAGGACCAGGTTGAAGTCATCTTTGACTGAGTCAACCTCAGTCATCCCCAGAATCCAACACACAGATACACGAGTTGCTTTTAAAAGTCctcaccaggggcgcctgggtggctcagtcagtcatgatcttgcagtgagttcgagccccatgtcgagctctgtgctgacagctcagagcctggaccctgcttcgaattctgtgtccgCCCCCCGCTTTGcacttccctgcttgcattctgtctgtctctctcaaaaataaataaacattaaaaaaaaaaaaagtcctcaccAAAGTCAGAAAGTCTTCCTTTCTGCCCCAGTGGAACATTTCCTGTGTCTTGCTCTGCCCCACCAGGCCACCAGAGGTCAGTCAGGCCCAGGTGCCTGGGGCTCTGAGCTGCTCTCCCAACAGAGCTCTTAGCCCAGGCCAGCCCAGGCCAGCCCAGGCCAGCCCAGGCCAGGAGAAGGAGAAGGTCTGGCAGCTCCGTATCCATGGTGATCGCATGTCCTTTCCCAAGTCCCAGTCCGTCCTGAGGGATACtcaaggtgggggtgggcggggcacAGAGGCTACCATTCCTCTCCCCCTCGCAGGCCCCCACTCCTGCCCAGGCCTGGCACTGCTCACCTGTAGATCTTGCGGTAGGAGAGGTCACACCAGTAGATGCGATTGGTGGCAACTTCCACATCCAGCGCCACGACATTCTTGAGCATGGGGATGAGGCGTGAGTAGTCCCGCTTCACCAGATCGATCCTCCGCACTTCATGCCGGTTAGTGAAGATCAGGGACGGGCTTCTGCCGGCTGCCGTGCAGGAAGGTTGAGAGAAACGGTCAGTGCAAAAGGCAGGGAACTGCCACTTGATGGCTTGGGTGAGGTCTAATTTTCCTATAAAACGGGGCGAGGGGTGCAATTCCTACCTCACAGCTCAGAGGGGCAGATGAAAAATGGGTATGAAGAGCATAGGTACAAAGTACCATGTATAACAGaaggattttccttctctttattagACACAAACTCCCCCCAAATCT comes from the Acinonyx jubatus isolate Ajub_Pintada_27869175 chromosome C1, VMU_Ajub_asm_v1.0, whole genome shotgun sequence genome and includes:
- the LRP8 gene encoding low-density lipoprotein receptor-related protein 8 isoform X10, with protein sequence MGRPERGALRPLALLLLLLLQLQHLAAAADPQRGGEGRVKECEEDQFRCRNERCIPSVWRCDEDDDCSDNSDEDDCPKKTCADSDFTCGNGHCIPERWKCDGEEECPDGSDEAETTCTKQVCPAEKLSCGPASHKCVPASWRCDGEKDCESGADEAGCATSLGTCRGDEFQCGDGTCVPTIKRCDQEQDCLDGSDEAGCLQGLNECLHNNGGCSHICTDLKIGFECTCPAGYQLLDQKTCGDIDECKDPDACSQICVNYKGYFKCECHPGYEMDTLTKNCKAVAGRSPSLIFTNRHEVRRIDLVKRDYSRLIPMLKNVVALDVEVATNRIYWCDLSYRKIYSAYMDKASDLAEQEVLIDKQLHSPEGLAVDWVHKHIYWTDSGNKTISVATIDGSRRCTLFSRDLSEPRAIAVDPLRGFMYWSDWGYQAKIEKSGLNGVDRQTLVSDNIEWPNGITLDLLNQRLYWVDSKLHQLSSIDLSGGNRKMLISSPDFLSHPFGIAVFEDKVFWTDLENEAIFSANRLNGLEISILAENLNNPHDIVIFHELKQPRAADACELSAQPNGGCEYLCLPAPQISSPSPKYTCACPDTMWLGPDMKRCYRAPQSTSTTMLAPTTTRTLADTARAPGTTVHSLTSQNHSTETPSLAAVVPSSVSVPRAPSISPSTPSPATSNHSQHYGNEGGKMGSTVTAAVIGIIVPMAVIALLCMSGYLIWRNWKRKNTKSMNFDNPVYRKTTEEEEEDELHIGRTAQIGHVYPARVALSLEDDGLP
- the LRP8 gene encoding low-density lipoprotein receptor-related protein 8 isoform X9; translated protein: MGRPERGALRPLALLLLLLLQLQHLAAAADPQRGGEGRVKECEEDQFRCRNERCIPSVWRCDEDDDCSDNSDEDDCPKKTCADSDFTCGNGHCIPERWKCDGEEECPDGSDEAETTCTKQVCPAEKLSCGPASHKCVPASWRCDGEKDCESGADEAGCATWLNECLHNNGGCSHICTDLKIGFECTCPAGYQLLDQKTCGDIDECKDPDACSQICVNYKGYFKCECHPGYEMDTLTKNCKAVAGRSPSLIFTNRHEVRRIDLVKRDYSRLIPMLKNVVALDVEVATNRIYWCDLSYRKIYSAYMDKASDLAEQEVLIDKQLHSPEGLAVDWVHKHIYWTDSGNKTISVATIDGSRRCTLFSRDLSEPRAIAVDPLRGFMYWSDWGYQAKIEKSGLNGVDRQTLVSDNIEWPNGITLDLLNQRLYWVDSKLHQLSSIDLSGGNRKMLISSPDFLSHPFGIAVFEDKVFWTDLENEAIFSANRLNGLEISILAENLNNPHDIVIFHELKQPRAADACELSAQPNGGCEYLCLPAPQISSPSPKYTCACPDTMWLGPDMKRCYRAPQSTSTTMLAPTTTRTLADTARAPGTTVHSLTSQNHSTETPSLAAVVPSSVSVPRAPSISPSTPSPATSNHSQHYGNEGGKMGSTVTAAVIGIIVPMAVIALLCMSGYLIWRNWKRKNTKSMNFDNPVYRKTTEEEEEDELHIGRTAQIGHVYPAAISSFDHPLWAEPCLGETRELEDPAPALKELFVLPGEPRSQLHQLPKNPLSELPVVKCKRVALSLEDDGLP